GACATATAGCAAGCTTCTagttcttttaattttattttctataATGTTGATCTAAGATAATTTTAAATGGGGAATATTGTGTGAGGTTTCATTGGCAGAGACTAATTGGCAGAATTGGCCTTGTTGATATAGATAAGCAAACGGAGTAATATGGTTTTTTCCCCTTCCAGTTTAATTCCAAAGCTCACTAGTCTGAATAATTCTAATTTGTGCCAAGTGAGTTCACAAAAGAGGTAAATCGCTCCCTATTAAATGTTCTCCATTTTGAGGGCTTGAACCCAAGAACGCTAGTTAAATTTAGAGGAAGTTCAACTAGTAGATTCAGTTGTGGACATGCAGCTGCGGAGAGCGGAAATGTGAAGTACAAATGAAGTGAATTTCGGATATTGCCTTGTTTCCTTTCCTCTTAATTTTATCAAAATCACACTTTCACTAATACCCAACCGTTGTCTCTTTACTTTCTTTCCAATTCCATTTAGACCAATCACAGATGTTTTTGTCGAATGCTTCAGTACATCTACACAAACCCTTGTAAAGCTCAACAGAGTTTACCCAATATGAAATGCAATTCAACTGCAAAATATCATTTTCAGAACAGGTCTCACAAGAATCTATTTGaggcagaaaaagaaaaacaaacggTTCATTCCTCTTCGTATTTTTGTATTTCTCCCACGCAACAATAGTAGGACAGTGAAAGTAGAAGTAGACATCCTTTCTGTGACAAAGTTCTGAGATCATGGCTAATATTCAAAACAGAACATGTGGTACTAAGCTCCAACATCTAACGAAACTGTCAAACGCGGTGTTTCTTTCTGTTCTTATTTACCACTAGACTATATTTCTCTAATGTAACACAGAAGCAACGGGAAAAATAAGCTCTATAAGGAGAACGTGAacgaaaaggaaaaaagggaaaatGCTGTGACCAAGAAGAAAAGTATGAAGCCAGTTCCCTATAGTGCTTGTTATTCGCTTCACCGCTTCGATGTATCAATTGCCACTTCCGAGTAGCAAATTGGGCAAGCCTAACACATTAATGAATGACTTAGCAATAAAGTACATGTTAAACATTTAAGGAAATTGTTTTTCGAGGGTTCAATTGATTACTTTGTTGATACTTAGCCATCTACTGCCACAACCAGCATGATAGAGATGTTTGCAGGGAAGAGTGATCTGTCGGTCATTTCGTTTGTACTCCATCTGGCAGATGACACACCTGGAAATAAGAAGGAAAATCTGTTGTGATCAGTGAAAACGCTTTGATACAATACCTTGCCCACAATACTAGGCAAAGATAATCATGGTAGACAATAATAGCTTTTTTCGGGATATCAGTAACAGATAATTATGGAAAAGATGACATTTTCATTCAGTTATCTCAGAATTCAATTACCTATTGGGGAAAATAAACAAactaaacaaacaaataaacacaCGCACCAACAGATACATATATTAAACTCCACAATATGCAGAATATAACATATCTCAGAGGAAATCTGGAAAAGAATATGTGCAAGCGAAACATAAAAGGACATGATACCACTCAAGGTAATATAGAATACTGTGGTAAAATATCTTTACTTAACTTCAAAAGATAAAGAGTAGAAATCTATGGActattcagatgaagaagattgTTGATGATAAACATAAAAGACCAATAGTCACATATAGAAAGACAACCCACCAGCCTATTATACTTTGAAGAAACATAACAATCAGCACAGAACAAGaagcataaaaataaaattaatatgtcAGAGCTATAGGATTATTAGACAATTGTTCATTTTTCCATTAGTTGCCCTTATTTATAGGAAGAGATTCTCGAAGGGTTTGTTCTACCTTTCCTTTCTTGATTTCTTTCTTGAGAACAAGCCACACTTAAACTTTGTGATTGGAAGCAAGGAGATTTGATCTTGGGAAAGACCTCTGCTTTGAGTTCCAACAGCCTCCCCCAATTCAAGTAATTcctgtaattcaatccaaatagAATTAAAATTACAAGTTTATCAAGTCTCCAACATAAAACATTACTTACGGATCATCACTTAAACAAAAGGAAACAatcattaaaagaaaaaatcatttattttctttgatgAATATCTGCAGAGAATAAAGTGAACACTGGACAGTATGTAATGCAGGTCCGTCAGTTACACTACTCATCAGCCATAATATTTCTAATATGATATCTAAATCAATTTGCTTAAATAGTATCATGATCATGACTGTATTCTATATGAAAAAACGGTTCAATGATGAGAACGACCTGATATGAAAACTTCCACAGGGAGCCGTGAGCATCAAAGCACTCTTTAGCAAAGAAGAATAAACTCAATAATCTCCTGATTTTGCATAatccttctcttctttttttctctttctacACCTAGTTCATGCAAAAGGATTTTTCAGAAGTTGCAGATCAACTGATGATCTGATGCAGTTGGAAATCTTATCATACACTAGCTCGGGTATTAGTAGGTCAGATATTTCCCTTTAAGTTACACCATATTAGTAGGTCAAAAAAGCTTATTCACTCAATTCATGTCTTGAGGGAAGCTCTCAAAACAAAGCTTTGCTGGTCATTGGCTGCATGGAGTAATTCATTGTTCAGAGGACCTTAAAAGAATTATAAAGATGATCAATTCGACATCGAGAATGACATTATCAAAATTGAATCACGAAAAATTGTATCAAAATATCAGTTTCATCTTCATCCGACACTAAGCCACCATTCTCGTCAATGATGCACATCACatgactacaacaacaacaactaacgATCTATCCCAAGCTAGCTGGGGTCAGCTAGATGAATCCTTACTATCCATTTCGCTCCATCTCGACTCGTAGGTGATAGAGATCCCAGAAAAATATACCGTATCTTACAGGGCTCCTCATGGCAATAAACATTTCATATTAACCTGCATAACTTTGACAACTAATTCTCTGCCTCTAATAACCAAGACATTACTAAAAGAACTGTGACATGAGATTCTTGATGTCTCAAATGGATCACAAGATAATGATACTATTTGATGATGCACAAGATAATGAAAATACAAGTCTAATAAGTGGAGATTGCAGAAATTTTACAAATCAAACCTCATAGGTCATGTTGTCAGGGTCGATATTATCTTGCCAAATAACCTgcattaatttaaaaaatagatgAATGAAACTAGTCAGTGATTCTAATCAGGACAACGACCCATGCTTACTTAGCAGCCAGAAACACTTCCTGAAAACATCAGCAGGAATAGAAAATGCAAGACTCCTCTTGTTACTGTTACATTTTTTCCTATTAGTTGAAACAGTAGTTTAAAACTATTTAAAACATCTAGCTGTTATATCATTTGTCTGCTTTGAAATCATTACTGTAGTTACAACCACAACACAGAGAGCAGTTTTGTCGTAGTATGCAGATACTATGAATAAGAAAGTAGAGGTTATGGTGGTTATACATCAGCTGGACTAATGACCATAGCatgaaagagaaaagaaacatAACTTTGAAATAAAACTTCATACCTCACTGTCACGAGTATTAATTTGACCCCTAGGACCTGAAAAAGAGCAAAGGGACATGCTTAGTGATAACCTAATGTATCGTAAGAGTAGGAAGCTCTTTATGAATAGGCACAAGCAACAGCAACAGAAATGACGACAAATGAGACTGCAATACTCAAAGGCATAAGTCCAACACTGACATATTCCATACAATTTTTGCTGCGTTCAGATCGACCTATTTACTTTTAAAACTCTATTCCATCACAAATTTCAGATGTATAATCGATACAGATTGCAGCACAGAATGCATAATAGAGGAATGTACTAAAACATGCTTCTAGACAGCTGCCTTACAGAAGGAAATTATCATTATTAAGTAAAACTATGTTTCTTTGGGTAGTCTGATTTGCAGCTAAACAGTTATAAGCATTACATTGCTTCCTTCTTAAAAAAGCACTAGCCAATTATTTGCTCATTTCATCTTATATGCTCCTTAGGTTACTTTTGCCACACACACACAACTTTCAGAAATTGATATATGGAAAACAGAAAGAAACTTGTAAGTTGTAACCAGTTATCATAAAGAAGAAAAAGCCACTGAGCTTTTCTGAATAACATTTATATTGAAGCAGAAGGTTTTTGAGACTACAGAAACAGAGGGAATCAGATGTAGAGAGTGTAACAAAGCAACCTTAGCACCATCACTTTGACTTAGGAATGTATAATGTACTAATATTTTGTTTATTTCATAAACGAACTCATTTTATCACTCCCCACAGACTTATTAACATGTATTTACAGgcagatcttcaatttgataaaGGATCTGTCCCATCTAGAATGTTGGCAGTGTGACCAGCCATCTATCATCTATACAAAATTGGTACTAAAAGAGATGGTCTTCAGAAATGCTGTAGCAGAGGTCTCTTTTACTGAAACAGCAGAAAAACGTCTCAATGCCTTCAGAGGATCAATTTGAGTCAACTACTGCAGACTACAGGCTACCATCAATCTCATATGATGAGCAAGAATCAATCAAAGGAATTATCAGACAAGAGGAATTTATTTACGGTGTTGGATGCCTTCTTCTAACCCATCCAAGTCAAATTTTGTTGGTTGACTAATGCAATTTGAGTGGGCATTGCGGAACACTCGTTCAAACATGAGGCTTATAGCTCAATAGCTTTCAAGACAGCAAGATAACCACTGGAAGTTGAGTGCTGTCATTTCACCTTTTTAACCAGATATAACTATGAGATGCAAAAGAACAGTAGATCCCTGTCCTTGATGCTCAGAGCTATAGGAGTAAAGGAGGGAAGGTGTAAAGACATAGAATTATGGTTTTAAAGGGTTGATCCTAGTATACAAATGGCTGTGAGATTCTGTAACCTCGTgtttattaaataataaaaaataatagcaaataaaacaaaaaaacacAGGTAGATGTCTTTACAGTAGGAATGAACTGCAAGGGTGCTAACTAATGCGGATATTCATGGTTGTTTTTTCATCaattagcaacaacaacaacaacaacaacatcgacctagtaaaatcccactagtggggtctggggagggtagtgtgtacgcaaaccttacccctacccgaggagtagagaggctatctccgaaagaccctcggctcaagaagaagaaaagaaaagaagagaagagaaaagagacaatatcagtACCAGCAACAGATACCATAAGAAAAAATTAACAACATCATGAAAGCCAGAAAATAGGTGCAGAGCAAAAGCGGTAACCATTACATAGAGTCGGCTCTATGAAAAACGAAagagtagtaagacacaacattgccactagctgtCTCAGACAAAAACCTTACCAAGCTAGCCTCACAAATGTACGAACTAAggaaagactcaactacctcctaacctacaaccctaatactcgacctccacagctCCCTATCAAGgaccatgtcctcggaaatctgaagcctcaccatgtcctgcctgattacctctccctaatacttcttaggccgccctctacctcttctcgagcCTTCCAAGGCCAGTCGCTCACAGCTCCTTACCGGAGCGTCTGGGCTTCTTCTctgaacatgcccgaaccatctaagcctcgcttcccgcatcttgttatCAATGGGAGTCatgcccaccttctcccgaatatcatcattcctaatcttatccatcctagtgtgcccgcacatccaccttaacatcctcatctctgctactttcatcttctggatatgtgagttcttaacaggccaacactcagccccatacatcatggtcggtctaaccaccgctctataaaacttacctttgagtatcggcggcactctcttgtcacccaggactccagatgctaacctccacttcatccaccccactccaatacggtgtgtgacatcctcgtcgatctcccctaccccttggataaccgacccaaggtacttgaaactgcctctactcgggatgacctgtgattcaagcctcacatccacgtccACTTCCCTCGACTCAGCGCTGAACTTGCATTGTTCAGTGCTCCGTCTTTGTCCTGCTCAGCTtaaaacccttagactcaagagcttGTCTCCAggcctccagcctctcgttaacacctgctcgcgactcatcaatcagaactatgtcatcagcgaataacatacaccatggcacctccccttgaatatgatgtgttaacgcgtccatcaccagggcaaataagaacgggctgagcACAGAACCTTGGTGCAATCCCATAACAACCGggaaatgctcagagtcgcctcctactgtcctaacccgagtcttagtcccatgtgagaaagcacgggaggCAACCGACACACATTtagcctccaggcatctccagagaacttctctaggaaccttgtcatacgctttctccagatcaataaacagcatgtgcagatccttcttcctctccctatactgtTCCACCAGTCTTCTAATAAGGTGTATAGCTTCCGTAGTAGAACGACCCGGCATCAACccaaactggttgtcggatatagATACCGACCTCCTCACCCttgcttcaaccaccctctcccaaactttcatttTTTCATCAATTAGCattcaaaaataaatattcaTGGTAAGTGATCATTAAATCGTTCCCGGTGCATTTTCCTAACAATATTTAGTCATATACACAATGTAATTAGAATAAAGAGAGAAACTGTGAAGATGTTTCCGTACACATAGGtacattctactattttgagaaTGGTGACATATTATACATTCGTAGCACAACAGCTGTGCTAAGACATTCTCTACTTTTGTTGGGATATTTTCAAAAACTTGTGCATATCAACTGCAGTAGAAAGAGAGTGAAAAGAGTACTTACATTCCACATAATTAGTGCGTGAATTGGAGCCTGAAATTGCTTCTCTATGCACATTTGCAGCTACATTCTGGTCGCCGGTGGCGGTTGAAGGGTTCTCTAAATGTCTATCATGCTCCTTGATTCCAGATACATGATCATTAACCACATATTCATGACCATATTCGTAATATGAGAAACTACCTGCTTCAGAGTACCCAAATTTGTAGGGATTGGTACTGATGGATGGGTATAAACTCTCCTGCAAGGATCAGAGAAGTCATATAGCACTGTTATTCAAAATCTTGCTCTACATTTCCATGTGACTGACAGTTTGACATAGACGAAACCAAAGATGCATGAAGAGAATGTACATGTTGCAGTTAAATGATATCCAAAGGTACCTCTAAGGTCCTCATATGCTTAGCAATTAGTAGCAGAGTTCCTTAGTTTGCTTGAGCAATTCGAGAGCTAGTGTCCATTAAATGCAGCATAGTTGATAATTATGCAGTTGATACATGTAGTACATGTGTACTAAGGCATGGTTCTGAATCTGCTCTTTGCACACTACTAGACAAATGTATGTACATAATAGAACAGCACATACTTGATAAACAAATTTCCACTTTCTCACGGTATTTCTTTTTTCATATTCATGAGTACTATTTGTAATATCTGCTTATCCAATCATGATTTACAACATGTCCAGGGTCACGCAGTTAATTCTACTAATTTAAAACTGATCAGTGTTCCAGTTGTACCCTTACCCTCATCTGTACAGGTTATTTTGCACAATCCTGCATAACAAGGGTCAAAGGCAGAAGTTGGAAATGCAGGAACAGAATGAAAGTAGGTGAATGCACAACAAGGGTGTAGACCGAAAAAAAAGATCAATTTCTGTAAAACTACTGAATGTACCTGACCATATGGAGGATCggcaaatatataatttacatGGTCATATGTAACACCTCCAAAGAAATCCATAAAGCTTCCAATTGAATTATAAGGCATAGCAGCGTTCGTGTAATGAATTTCCATTTGCTGATTCCAGTTCATGGTGGATTACTAGTCTGCAACAAATTGGTATATTCTTCGTATCAACTCTTTAAGGTAAAGTAGCTATGAAGACTACAAGATTCCATAAATCATATTTACCACTAATTCTTCAGGAAAACAGAGAGATGAATAATCAACATATGAAACTCAGATTCCAAGATAAGCGATGTGGATCTGCTTCAGATTTGACAATCCTATTAAAACAAAACAATCAGTTTCTTTTAACATGATCTGTAAACCAAACCAAAAAAAGATTAGAAGACAAAATACATATACTATATCGCTGTAGGTGCAAGAAATgtacaaatataaaaaattatagtaattaaatttttaaagCAGAAAATTACAACTAATGGAAACAGTTATTCTGATCCTTATTTCTCTTCAAAAACAGTATAAATTTTTTCCAGCACTCTCTCAGTAACCAAAATGTATTGCGACAAGTCAACAATAATTCATTTAAAATTAACAACATAATGACACATTATACTTGAGAAATTCAGCACTAACAGCAAACTGCTCAATATCAAGAAACTTCAAATAAATCAAGCAGTCATAATGTAATGCTGCAAAAAACTCAAATAATGCACAGTGAAATTTTCCTCTTCTATTTTTTCCGTTGGAACAATTTCCAGCATTTTCTCGGTAGCCAAACAGATCACAACAACAACTCAACTGAAATTACAACCATATTGGCACATTATACTTGAAAAGATTCGGAGCAAAACCAAATTTCAGACTTTCTTTAAATTTTGCAAAAGAACACAGAATGCACacgaaaatttaattttttttcttctttttccttttttagggAAGAATTTACAGCATTTTCTCAGCAACCAAATGTATGGCAACAACAATTCGTATGCAATTAACACCACGTTTGGCACATTTGCTTGAGAAACTTCCAATAAAAACCAAAATTGCTCCATAACCTATTGCTACTAATAATTCCTTGATTTtgctatatatataaatatatataattaaaaaaaagccACATTTGGCACATTTCAGTTGAATAATTCGGACagatcacaacaacaacaaaacaattcGAACGAATATAACACCGCATTTGCACATTTCAGTTGAAACTTTTCGGAGCTCAAAAAATAAAAACCGCAAAtgcacaaaaaaaattaaaaaaagttcGACGCTTTCCGGTGGAAAGAGTTTCCAGCATTTTCTCAACAACCTAACAGATTGCAACAACAATTCGAACGAAATTAACATCGCATTCGGCACATTTAACTTGAGAAAATTCAGATTAAAAACCAAACTGCTCCATAACCTTATCATTAATTCCTTAATTTTGCTTTAAAAAATACAGAATGCACATAAAAAAGGGCACACTTTCTCGGCAACTAAACAGATCACAAAAAACAATTCGAATGAAATCACCACCGCATTTTGCACATTTTCAGTTGAAAAATACATAGCTCACCATACAAAAGAGAGTAATAATAGCTAAAACTGAATCAAATCGAATGGAACCGAATTAAAATGAAAGGAAGATAAAGAGTTGAAGAAAGGAAcaatatattttgtgataataaaTAAAGAGAACCGAcatttgcttttccttttttACGCACTCGTCAAGCTCCTCATCAAAGTcactctctttcttctctctctctcttcttttttatttCCGGTTTTGCTGTGTCTCTTTTGTGTGAAAATGGCATGAgagagagaagaggaagaagacagCGTTGCAATTGAGTTTGTTTTCACCTTTTCTCTCTCTCATCAGTTCTATAAAAATGGATATAGAATAAAGTACAACCTTTAAGCTCAATGTACTATGACTGATATTTTTCTCCTTATCTCTTTTTCaatcttaaatttttaaaattgtaAAGATGGACAGAGTTACCTCATTTCAATTATAGTTTCAAccgaactcataactttcgaCATAAAGTATAGAATTATGTATAAAAATCTACTAAAATCTCAATAAGTATTagatttgaacccataattttaacaGCATAAtataggggtgggcataataccaGCCGAACTGAAAAAACCGGCCGAACcatgaattttgatttttcgatttcgatttcggTTTAATCGGTTTTTCGGTCGGTACAcggtttttaaattattaattttcgGTTTTTCGGTGCGGTTTACGATTTTGATATTTCGGTTTAACCGAATAACCGAAATTTTAGGTATTAGTTATTACCCATTTTAGACTGAAACCCAATATCTATTTGAACTATGAAGCCCAATTTAGTTTACCCAAACTTATTGATAGTGTGTCTAATACCCAAAGTCCAAACCTATCGGTTACAACTGACTAAATCACTAATACATATTACACTTAGTTACTTCCCATTTCCCAAACCTAAATAAAGAATTAGATTTAGGGTTCTCAAACCTACATCAATTGAAAAGTTCGCCTCTTCGGTTCTTCCTTCTTCATGTGCGACTGTTGCGACTGCGACTACTGCGACTCATCGTCGCCGACTGCTGCGACTTCTTCTAAGTTCCTGTGAGTTCTGCGCCTTCTTCCTCAGCTCAACTGTGACGCCTTCTTCCTCAGCTCGTCGCTCATCCTTCATCCTTCATCCTCAGGTTAGTGCGAGTTCttctgagttatgaagaaagaaaatgTCTTAATCTTTTGTGTATGTTGACTTTCAATTAGTCTCAGTGTTAGTCTTTTGTTTATGTTATTTTTCAATTAGTCTCACTGTTATTCTTTTATGTATGAAGAAAGAAAATGTCTTACTGTCTTAGTCTTTCCCTTCAGTATATTTCAAAATCAGGTCTAACGTATGGACAACTTTACTTTAGTATTACgcaccacaatttctctcaaattttcaaaaagcaATCAAGTACACCAATAAAATAATAAGGTGCTTGGATGTTTCTGCCAAAGGAAGTTTATGGCCAACCGAGAAAGCAAAGGATTTGCTTTACATACCACTACAATAAATAAGTATTGTAAATAAACTCTAAAGTTAAAAGAGCAAGGTGCTTGGATGTTTCTGCCGAATGAGGTTTCTAGGTAGATGGCCAACCTAAAAAGCAAAGGATTTGCTTTACATACCACTACAATAAATAAGTAATGTAAATAAACTCTAAAGTTAAAAGAGAAAGGTACATATTAAACATGTTTCCACTTATGAACATAGAAAAATTAGTATCTACGCATAATTATTTGATAAATGTTTGAACAAGTGGTAAGTTTAAAGATTTGCTTgttttatgatattattttgttatttataattaaaaatattttattaacttgtgaaattttctaatttttctttgTAGGTTCAACTATGCCTCGTGGTCCTAAAGCTAGATCGCCTATTTGGGAATATTTTGAGCTAGTTAAAGTAAGTGAAGAAGCCCGCAAAGCAAAGTGCCTTCATTGTGTCATCCAAAGTATTATGGCACTTATGGCTTAGTGAAGCATATTAAGAAGTGTCTCATGCCTCATCCAGTGATTCGTATTTAAGGCTTTAAGTATCATTTTCTAGACTTACTTTGCGGCTTGTGGGTTGTGACTAGTTTGTCACTGTTTTGTTGTTTGGTGATGGTATTTCTAGACTTATTTTGGACTTTGATAGCTGCTAGATTTGTCACTATGTTAAACTATTTTGGACTAGTTTGCCACTGCTGAACTGTGCGATATTTTGCTACTTAGGTGTTCTGTTTGCACTTATGCCACTGAAGGCCTCCCTGCTCTCTGTGTGCTTGTTCTCTATAGTCTATTCTCGGTTTCATTTATAGTGTAGTTTCACATTAGAGTGTTATTATCAGCAAAACTTGTGTTAGACTGTCGTCTGCCACTGTCTTTCTCTGTTGCTGGGTACAACTAAATGACAATTTGCTGGGCTGTctttctcaaaagtcaaaatgACAATTTGTTGTTGGGCTGGACGAAAAGCAAATAAATTCC
The sequence above is drawn from the Nicotiana tabacum cultivar K326 chromosome 13, ASM71507v2, whole genome shotgun sequence genome and encodes:
- the LOC107812957 gene encoding E3 ubiquitin-protein ligase BIG BROTHER, translating into MNWNQQMEIHYTNAAMPYNSIGSFMDFFGGVTYDHVNYIFADPPYGQESLYPSISTNPYKFGYSEAGSFSYYEYGHEYVVNDHVSGIKEHDRHLENPSTATGDQNVAANVHREAISGSNSRTNYVECPRGQINTRDSEVIWQDNIDPDNMTYEELLELGEAVGTQSRGLSQDQISLLPITKFKCGLFSRKKSRKERCVICQMEYKRNDRQITLPCKHLYHAGCGSRWLSINKACPICYSEVAIDTSKR